Proteins encoded in a region of the Triplophysa rosa linkage group LG6, Trosa_1v2, whole genome shotgun sequence genome:
- the sec22a gene encoding vesicle-trafficking protein SEC22a, translating to MSVVLFASVVRVRDGLPLSASTDHEQDKGLQETKKNLKALSKKLSQFPDRCSLRSGVYNINFTSSLGVGYLMVCTENYPNVLAFSFLDELQREFIVTYDKKRINSALRPFSFIEFDNFIRKTKQRYNSPRSLSTKINLADMQTEIKLRPPYQLSAEDIGSINGFSQDKQSKYKGIGPIHMLEPVTLAGIVTCVLSVLCGALNLLRGVHAIESVLQNEDEDFNYVIAFFLGTAACLYQCYLFAFYSVWRNIKSFLSFAMICLCNMYLYELRNMWQILFHVTVGAFITLQIHLRQPQGKAPDYNV from the exons ATGTCTGTTGTCCTGTTTGCGTCTGTGGTGAGAGTGAGGGATGGTCTGCCTCTTTCTGCCTCCACGGACCATGAACAGGATAAAGGACTTCAGGAGACTAAGAAAAATCTTAAGGCTCTCTCCAAAAAGCTCAGCCAGTTTCCTGACCGCTGCTCGCTCAGATCTGGCGTGTACAATATCAA TTTCACAAGCTCTCTTGGAGTGGGGTACCTGATGGTTTGCACAGAAAACTATCCTAATGTCTTGGCCTTCAGCTTCTTGGATGAACTTCAGCGGGAGTTCATTGTTACATATGACAAAAAGAGGATCAACAGCGCTTTGAGACCGTTCTCTTTCATCGAGTTTG ATAATTTCATACGAAAAACCAAGCAACGTTACAACAGCCCACGTTCCCTCTCCACAAAGATTAACCTGGCCGACATGCAAACTGAGATCAAGCTACGGCCTCCCTATCAGCTGTCCGCAGAGGACATTGGATCAATCAACGGCTTCTCACAAGACAAGCAGTCTAAATATAAAGGCATAG GTCCTATTCATATGCTGGAGCCCGTAACGCTGGCGGGTATCGTCACCTGCGTCTTAAGCGTCCTGTGCGGAGCTCTCAATTTACTGAGGGGAGTCCACGCAATCGAAAGCGTATTACAG AACGAAGATGAAGATTTTAATTACGTAATTGCTTTCTTTCTGGGGACTGCGGCATGTTTGTATCAG TGTTACCTGTTTGCCTTCTACTCGGTGTGGAGGAACATCAAGTCATTCCTGTCCTTCGCTATGATCTGCCTGTGTAACATGTATCTGTATGAACTTCGTAACATGTGGCAGATCCTCTTCCATGTGACAGTGGGAGCGTTCATTACACTGCAGATCCACCTGAGACAACCGCAGGGGAAAGCTCCGGACTACAACGTTTGA